One genomic segment of Streptomyces sp. NBC_00239 includes these proteins:
- a CDS encoding YbaK/EbsC family protein, with amino-acid sequence MRAPLGSFDQARPAPDCLDELTRPVAEAVRGWQGNVPARDIVYVDTDPAIADTAAFVAHYGRELLATSANCVVVAARRGGETTLAACLVPSAARADVNGVVRRLLDARKVSFAPMDTAVEQTGMEYGGITPIGLPSDWPLLVDSAVAAMPHVLVGSGRRRGKLIAPGALFAELPGATLVEDLAR; translated from the coding sequence ATGCGCGCTCCCCTCGGATCCTTCGACCAGGCCCGCCCGGCCCCCGACTGCCTCGACGAGCTGACCCGGCCGGTGGCCGAGGCGGTACGCGGCTGGCAGGGTAACGTCCCGGCCCGGGACATCGTCTACGTCGACACCGACCCGGCGATCGCGGACACCGCCGCGTTCGTGGCGCACTACGGCCGGGAACTGCTCGCCACGTCCGCGAACTGCGTGGTCGTCGCGGCCCGCCGCGGCGGTGAGACCACCCTGGCGGCCTGCCTGGTCCCCTCGGCGGCCCGGGCCGACGTGAACGGCGTCGTCCGGCGCCTCCTGGACGCCCGCAAGGTGTCGTTCGCCCCGATGGACACCGCCGTCGAGCAGACCGGAATGGAGTACGGCGGCATCACTCCGATCGGGCTGCCCTCGGACTGGCCGCTGCTCGTGGACTCCGCGGTGGCCGCGATGCCGCACGTCCTGGTCGGCAGCGGCCGCCGGCGCGGCAAGCTCATCGCCCCCGGCGCACTGTTCGCCGAACTGCCGGGAGCCACCCTGGTCGAGGACCTGGCGCGGTAG
- a CDS encoding antibiotic biosynthesis monooxygenase family protein has translation MTVTASIDSSRPVTTLINVFTVAPERQQELAALLAHATETIMKHQPGFICANFHVSQDGSRVVNYAQWESEEHYRALLANPEARSHMRRAATIATDIQPRLFTVQSSHGTP, from the coding sequence ATGACCGTTACCGCGAGCATCGACTCCAGCCGGCCCGTCACGACGCTGATCAACGTCTTCACGGTCGCCCCCGAGCGCCAGCAAGAACTCGCCGCACTCCTCGCCCACGCCACGGAGACGATCATGAAGCACCAGCCGGGCTTCATCTGCGCCAACTTCCACGTCAGCCAGGACGGCTCGCGCGTCGTCAACTACGCGCAGTGGGAGTCCGAGGAGCACTACCGCGCCCTGCTGGCCAACCCGGAAGCCCGCAGCCACATGCGCCGGGCCGCCACCATAGCCACCGATATCCAGCCCCGCCTGTTCACGGTCCAGTCCTCCCACGGCACGCCTTAG
- a CDS encoding LysE family translocator produces the protein MAISTALWSFALVVGLLTLTPGLDTAVILRTSALGRRTRAWGVVLGIQTGTLIWGTLTSLGVTALLTASHLAYEILRWAGAAYLLWMAARMIRDTFRGQGGVPEEAGVVSEADTLAGGWRQGTLTNLLNPKVGVFYVAVLPQFIPTDAPHFSMGLLLTSIHITLGLIWSTVLIASATALGTWLRKPRARRLLDRVTGTVIGAFAVRLAVSD, from the coding sequence ATGGCAATAAGCACCGCGCTGTGGTCCTTCGCCCTCGTCGTAGGGCTCCTCACTCTCACCCCCGGCCTCGACACGGCCGTCATCCTGCGCACCAGCGCGCTGGGCCGACGGACCCGCGCCTGGGGAGTGGTCCTGGGCATCCAGACCGGAACCCTCATCTGGGGCACCCTCACCTCCCTCGGCGTGACCGCCCTCCTCACCGCGTCCCACCTCGCGTACGAGATCCTGCGCTGGGCGGGCGCCGCGTACCTGCTGTGGATGGCGGCCCGCATGATCCGCGACACCTTCCGCGGGCAGGGCGGGGTACCCGAGGAAGCGGGCGTCGTGTCCGAGGCGGACACCCTGGCCGGCGGGTGGCGGCAGGGAACCCTGACCAACCTCCTCAACCCGAAGGTGGGCGTCTTCTACGTCGCGGTCCTCCCGCAGTTCATCCCGACCGACGCCCCCCACTTCTCCATGGGCCTGCTCCTCACCTCCATCCACATCACCCTGGGCCTGATCTGGTCCACGGTCCTCATCGCCTCTGCCACCGCCCTCGGCACCTGGCTGCGAAAGCCCCGCGCCCGCCGGCTCCTCGACCGCGTGACGGGCACGGTGATCGGAGCCTTCGCCGTCCGCCTGGCCGTCAGCGACTGA
- a CDS encoding AraC family transcriptional regulator, with translation MDVVSDAISAVRQGRPSSNRVRAGGSWCVRLDPYEGAGFHVVLAGRCWLLPDGGGPPVALGTGDAVLLPHGTGHVLADSPADAATVARAVPFERWREETGPRTAVPEHERAELLCGKYRLDRSRAHPLMAELPEVVVLAAGGRPDGGGGGGDGGGGAAGAGESEQHRELRAAIALLGAEQDPRRPGSGIALPNLLDLLLVYMLRSWMAEAATGTWPAALGDPVAATALQAIHADPAAAWTVASLAAEAGVSRPTLVRRFTPLVGRPPMAYVTWWRLTLAATLLRDTSASLTTIARRVGYGSPYAFSHAFAREFGTTPGRFRSRTANARPPAA, from the coding sequence ATGGATGTGGTGAGCGACGCGATCTCCGCCGTGCGCCAGGGGCGCCCTTCGTCGAACCGGGTGCGGGCGGGCGGCAGTTGGTGCGTACGGCTGGACCCGTACGAAGGAGCCGGCTTCCATGTCGTCCTGGCCGGGCGCTGCTGGCTCCTCCCGGACGGGGGCGGCCCGCCGGTCGCCCTCGGCACGGGCGACGCGGTGCTCCTCCCGCACGGCACCGGCCATGTGCTCGCCGACTCGCCCGCCGACGCGGCGACCGTGGCACGGGCCGTGCCGTTCGAACGATGGCGGGAGGAGACCGGGCCCCGCACCGCCGTGCCGGAACACGAGAGGGCGGAGCTGCTCTGCGGCAAGTACCGGCTCGACCGCAGCCGGGCGCACCCGTTGATGGCGGAGCTGCCCGAGGTCGTCGTCCTGGCCGCCGGCGGACGCCCGGACGGCGGGGGCGGGGGCGGGGATGGCGGGGGCGGGGCCGCAGGCGCGGGTGAGAGTGAGCAGCATCGTGAGCTGCGCGCCGCCATCGCTCTGCTGGGGGCCGAACAGGATCCCCGACGGCCGGGCTCCGGCATCGCGCTGCCGAACCTGCTCGACCTCCTGCTCGTGTACATGCTCCGGTCCTGGATGGCCGAGGCGGCGACGGGCACCTGGCCCGCGGCACTGGGCGACCCGGTGGCGGCCACCGCCCTGCAGGCGATCCATGCGGACCCCGCCGCCGCGTGGACCGTAGCCAGCCTCGCCGCCGAGGCGGGTGTCTCGCGCCCCACCCTCGTACGCCGGTTCACCCCCCTGGTCGGCCGGCCGCCGATGGCGTACGTGACCTGGTGGCGCCTGACCCTCGCGGCCACCCTGCTGCGCGACACCTCGGCTTCCCTGACGACGATCGCCCGCCGCGTCGGGTACGGCAGCCCGTACGCCTTCTCCCACGCCTTCGCCCGAGAGTTCGGGACCACACCGGGCAGATTCCGTTCCCGCACCGCCAACGCCCGGCCCCCGGCGGCCTGA
- a CDS encoding MBL fold metallo-hydrolase, whose amino-acid sequence MTNENVQRTVLGDVEVIRIVEWQGPFGPARGLVPEAAAEVWKDNEDRLAPAHWQPDTDRAVMALQTWVLRSGGRTVLVDTGVGNGRERPGSPQFHHWQGDFMGRLAQAGIRPDDVDVVVNTHIHADHVGWNTVDAGDEWVPAFPRAQYLIPAADDAYFGPRGAYGKGLRDDDRLIYEDSIAPVHRAGQAVLWDGIHRIDAQLTLESAPGHTPGSSVLRLASGTERAVFVGDLVHSPVQILQPSCNSCFCMDPARAAASRLRVLERAADQRELVVPAHFGGAGALEIRKETAGFSLGPWAFNGSRAA is encoded by the coding sequence ATGACGAACGAGAACGTACAGAGGACCGTGCTGGGAGACGTCGAGGTCATCCGGATCGTCGAGTGGCAGGGGCCGTTCGGACCCGCTCGCGGGCTCGTCCCGGAGGCCGCCGCCGAGGTGTGGAAGGACAACGAGGACCGGCTCGCGCCGGCGCACTGGCAGCCGGACACGGACCGTGCCGTGATGGCCCTGCAGACCTGGGTGCTGCGCAGCGGAGGGCGGACCGTCCTGGTCGACACCGGGGTGGGCAACGGGCGGGAACGGCCCGGTTCACCCCAGTTCCACCACTGGCAGGGCGACTTCATGGGCCGTCTGGCGCAGGCCGGGATCCGACCGGACGATGTGGACGTGGTCGTCAACACCCACATCCACGCCGATCACGTCGGCTGGAACACCGTCGACGCCGGCGACGAGTGGGTGCCGGCCTTCCCCCGCGCCCAGTACCTGATCCCGGCCGCCGACGACGCGTACTTCGGTCCGCGCGGCGCGTACGGCAAGGGCCTGCGGGACGACGACCGGCTGATCTACGAGGACAGCATCGCGCCGGTCCACCGGGCCGGGCAGGCGGTGCTCTGGGACGGGATCCACCGCATCGACGCGCAGCTCACCCTGGAGTCGGCGCCCGGCCACACCCCCGGTTCGTCGGTGCTGCGGCTCGCGTCCGGGACGGAACGGGCGGTCTTCGTCGGCGATCTGGTGCACAGCCCGGTCCAGATCCTCCAGCCGTCCTGCAACAGCTGCTTCTGCATGGACCCGGCACGCGCGGCGGCCAGCCGCCTGCGCGTCCTCGAACGTGCCGCCGACCAGCGCGAACTGGTCGTCCCCGCCCACTTCGGCGGCGCGGGCGCCCTGGAGATCCGCAAGGAGACCGCCGGCTTCTCCCTCGGCCCGTGGGCGTTCAACGGCTCCCGGGCCGCCTGA
- a CDS encoding S41 family peptidase → MRSRSAKAATALVVLALAGGVLAPAAAAPHPSVGGGSSGVWRVDGYGTVLSIADGRLQEYETTAVSCLEGAVARRTAPDTYRTDDGAVLTVRTAPTVGMLRPTGSLHVAGSSGDRRLRRIAELPAACERPTPDDPVTPLDDPVTTFDVFWQSLEENYPFFAAKGMDWHARRDLYRPKVHAGTTRAELFALFSNMVAPLNDAHVAVVDGRNRFYRARPGTPELGAALDAKVKDHIVRHDLGGRPLTEFANGRISYADLPGGRGYLRISGFAGYHGRDSSYAAQLAELDKALDAVLTAERTASLRGLIIDLRINGGGSDALGVHLAGRLTDTPYVAYRKRTRYTPPQPVPVVPAASVPRYAGPVAVLTARTTFSAGETFTQALMDRPGRTVRIGESTQGVFSDVMERALPNGMEVWLPNEEFLTRSGRTFDGAGIPPHVSVPVFTEEEFAEHRDSAFDTAVAVLR, encoded by the coding sequence GTGCGATCCAGGAGTGCGAAGGCGGCAACCGCCCTGGTGGTACTGGCCCTTGCCGGCGGCGTGCTGGCACCCGCCGCGGCCGCGCCACACCCGTCCGTCGGCGGCGGCAGCAGCGGTGTCTGGCGCGTGGACGGCTACGGGACGGTCCTGTCGATCGCGGACGGACGCCTGCAGGAGTACGAGACGACCGCGGTGAGCTGCCTGGAGGGCGCCGTCGCACGGCGGACGGCGCCCGACACCTACCGCACCGATGACGGGGCGGTCCTCACCGTCCGCACCGCCCCGACTGTTGGGATGCTCCGGCCCACGGGGTCACTGCACGTGGCCGGATCGTCGGGAGACAGGAGGCTGCGGCGGATCGCGGAGCTCCCGGCGGCGTGCGAACGCCCCACGCCCGACGACCCGGTGACGCCGTTGGACGACCCGGTGACCACGTTCGACGTCTTCTGGCAGTCCTTGGAGGAGAACTACCCCTTCTTCGCGGCCAAGGGGATGGACTGGCACGCGCGACGGGACCTGTACCGGCCCAAGGTGCACGCCGGCACGACGCGGGCCGAGCTCTTCGCCCTCTTCAGCAACATGGTGGCGCCCCTGAACGACGCGCACGTGGCCGTCGTCGACGGGCGCAACCGCTTCTACCGGGCCCGCCCGGGCACGCCCGAACTCGGCGCCGCGCTGGACGCGAAGGTCAAGGACCACATCGTGCGCCACGACCTCGGCGGCAGGCCCCTGACGGAGTTCGCGAACGGGCGGATCAGCTACGCCGACCTGCCCGGCGGCCGGGGTTACCTGCGCATCTCCGGATTCGCCGGCTATCACGGGCGGGACTCCTCGTACGCCGCCCAGCTGGCCGAGCTCGACAAGGCGCTGGACGCCGTCCTGACCGCCGAACGCACGGCGTCCCTCAGGGGACTGATCATCGATCTGCGCATCAACGGCGGCGGCTCCGACGCCCTCGGCGTGCACCTCGCCGGACGCCTGACCGACACCCCGTACGTCGCGTACCGCAAGCGCACCCGGTACACCCCTCCGCAGCCCGTCCCGGTGGTCCCGGCCGCGAGCGTCCCCCGTTACGCCGGACCGGTCGCCGTGCTGACCGCCCGTACGACGTTCAGCGCGGGTGAGACGTTCACCCAGGCCCTCATGGACCGGCCCGGCCGGACCGTGCGGATCGGGGAGTCCACGCAGGGCGTCTTCTCCGACGTCATGGAGCGCGCGCTCCCCAACGGCATGGAGGTCTGGCTGCCGAACGAGGAGTTCCTGACCCGCTCGGGCCGGACCTTCGACGGCGCCGGCATCCCGCCGCACGTGTCCGTACCGGTCTTCACCGAGGAGGAGTTCGCGGAGCACCGCGACTCGGCGTTCGACACGGCGGTCGCGGTGCTCCGGTAG
- a CDS encoding PadR family transcriptional regulator: protein MSERVMQELGLLVLTALANAPRHGYAIAQEVKVITDGRVVPRTGALYGALDRLLAEGLIEVEREEVVNSRARRIFALSTAGRERLALEAERLAATAREVRRRLGIEGAAVTT, encoded by the coding sequence ATGAGTGAGCGTGTGATGCAGGAGCTGGGACTGCTGGTGTTGACGGCGCTGGCGAACGCGCCGCGGCACGGCTACGCCATCGCGCAGGAGGTCAAGGTGATCACCGACGGCCGGGTGGTGCCGCGTACGGGGGCCTTGTACGGGGCGCTGGACCGCCTGCTGGCGGAGGGGCTGATCGAGGTGGAACGGGAAGAGGTCGTGAACAGCCGGGCGCGGCGCATCTTCGCGCTGTCGACGGCGGGCCGGGAGAGGCTGGCCTTGGAGGCGGAGCGACTGGCCGCCACCGCGCGGGAGGTCCGCAGGCGACTGGGGATCGAGGGCGCGGCGGTTACGACGTGA
- a CDS encoding DUF4184 family protein produces MPFTLAHPAAVLPLFRRPLIPAALVAGAMAPDIPYFLGALGLTATSRTWYEPLTNAGVSHSATGALTVSLLFALCLLALHLLVRAPVTDLLPARWVRPAESPRQARGLREHVGKTPWLLLSALIGTATHLAWDAVTLDGFLAGRLTLLHGRAVGAMTLGQVLEYASSAVGLAIVGRFLWRHRAEPHSRHDRVAHLTPTMRWSVLAALALACVLGAAANLQGVDAYRQTTTYDYSRPITHKLADGVTTTGYPTRTVETPWADTAEALLYDTAKGAGAALILSLLAYGTTWHTTRLPKRFTRKTAPSSHRV; encoded by the coding sequence GTGCCGTTCACCCTCGCTCACCCCGCTGCGGTCCTGCCGCTTTTTCGTCGCCCGTTGATCCCGGCGGCCCTGGTCGCCGGCGCCATGGCACCCGACATCCCCTACTTCCTCGGCGCTCTCGGCCTGACCGCGACGTCCCGTACGTGGTACGAGCCGCTCACGAACGCCGGCGTGTCGCACTCGGCCACCGGCGCCCTGACCGTCAGCCTGCTCTTCGCGCTCTGCCTGCTCGCGCTCCACCTACTGGTGCGCGCACCGGTGACGGACCTCCTCCCCGCCCGCTGGGTCCGACCGGCAGAGTCGCCCCGGCAGGCCCGAGGCCTGCGCGAGCACGTCGGGAAGACGCCCTGGCTGCTGCTGTCCGCCCTGATCGGAACGGCCACCCACCTGGCATGGGACGCCGTCACCCTGGACGGCTTCCTGGCCGGCCGGCTGACGCTGCTTCACGGCCGGGCAGTGGGCGCGATGACGCTCGGCCAGGTCCTGGAGTACGCGAGCAGCGCCGTCGGCCTGGCGATCGTCGGCCGGTTCCTGTGGCGCCACCGCGCCGAGCCGCACTCCCGCCACGACCGGGTCGCACACCTGACTCCGACCATGCGGTGGAGCGTCCTGGCAGCGCTGGCGCTGGCCTGCGTACTCGGGGCCGCGGCCAACCTGCAAGGCGTCGACGCCTACCGACAGACCACCACGTACGACTACAGCCGGCCGATCACCCACAAGCTCGCCGACGGCGTCACCACGACCGGCTACCCGACCCGAACCGTGGAAACCCCATGGGCCGACACGGCGGAGGCGCTCCTGTACGACACCGCCAAGGGCGCGGGCGCCGCCCTCATCCTCTCCCTCCTGGCCTACGGCACCACCTGGCACACCACCCGCCTCCCCAAGCGCTTCACGCGGAAGACGGCCCCCTCGAGCCACCGGGTGTGA
- a CDS encoding DinB family protein, with protein MTRIDDTPPAWDERTQLTTFLDYTRETARAKCRGVSAEHARKALLPASPLMTMSGVINHLRWVEYYWFQVVFLGEEDEGPWTEEDPDREMRIAVEFPLTQLLDEYAEQSARYRELVAGRDLNDQAKRTVRDGLHVDLRWILLHLTEETARHNGHLDILREMLDGTTGG; from the coding sequence ATGACCAGAATCGACGACACTCCTCCGGCGTGGGACGAGCGCACTCAGCTCACCACGTTCCTCGACTACACACGGGAGACCGCCCGCGCCAAGTGCCGGGGCGTCTCCGCCGAACACGCGCGCAAGGCGCTGCTGCCGGCCTCACCTCTGATGACCATGAGCGGAGTGATCAACCACCTCCGCTGGGTCGAGTACTACTGGTTCCAGGTCGTCTTCCTCGGAGAAGAAGACGAGGGCCCCTGGACCGAGGAGGACCCCGACCGCGAGATGCGCATCGCCGTCGAGTTCCCGCTCACGCAACTGCTCGACGAATACGCCGAACAGAGTGCCCGATACCGCGAACTGGTCGCCGGACGCGACCTGAACGACCAGGCCAAGCGCACCGTCCGGGACGGTCTGCACGTCGACCTGCGCTGGATCCTCCTCCACCTCACCGAGGAGACGGCCCGCCACAACGGCCACCTGGACATCCTGCGCGAGATGCTCGACGGCACGACCGGCGGCTGA
- a CDS encoding cold-shock protein, translating to MAQGTVKWFNAEKGFGFISPDDGTPDVFVHFSEIDASGYRSLEENQRVEFTTGSGPKGPQAQQVRPL from the coding sequence ATGGCTCAGGGAACTGTGAAGTGGTTCAACGCGGAGAAGGGGTTCGGGTTCATTTCGCCGGACGACGGTACTCCGGACGTGTTCGTGCATTTCTCTGAGATCGATGCGTCCGGGTACCGGTCGCTGGAAGAGAACCAGCGGGTGGAATTCACGACCGGCAGCGGCCCCAAGGGCCCGCAGGCCCAGCAGGTCCGCCCCCTCTGA
- a CDS encoding GNAT family N-acetyltransferase: protein MSDVRISELVRMWISGWVVSRGGSDPIDEPWGWTIDVGHPKHVARHVLPEPSEADVRKIVDATSAPGTWLKLFAEDQTVLPWVGPGWQLDIPGFLMTCHLTPERPEVPAGYTLTGWTRGGVSRVLVRTHDGHFAARGQIAHAGGHVVVDQVETAAEHRRKGLGALVMRTLQSTAYEAGARTGLLVGTPDGQALYSSLGWTTRSPMASLWYEPSDTAP, encoded by the coding sequence ATGTCGGACGTCAGGATCAGTGAGCTCGTGCGGATGTGGATCAGCGGGTGGGTCGTCTCCCGGGGCGGTTCGGACCCGATCGACGAGCCGTGGGGGTGGACGATCGACGTCGGGCACCCCAAGCACGTCGCCCGGCACGTGCTGCCGGAGCCCTCCGAGGCCGACGTGCGCAAGATCGTCGACGCGACCAGCGCGCCCGGGACGTGGCTGAAGCTCTTCGCCGAGGACCAGACGGTGCTGCCCTGGGTCGGGCCGGGCTGGCAGCTCGACATTCCCGGCTTCCTGATGACCTGCCACCTCACACCGGAGCGCCCCGAGGTGCCGGCCGGTTACACGCTCACCGGTTGGACCCGGGGCGGCGTCAGCCGCGTGCTGGTCCGCACGCATGACGGGCACTTCGCCGCCCGTGGACAGATCGCCCACGCAGGCGGTCATGTCGTGGTCGACCAGGTCGAGACCGCCGCCGAGCACCGGCGCAAGGGCCTCGGCGCCCTGGTGATGCGCACGCTGCAGAGCACCGCGTACGAGGCCGGCGCGCGGACCGGCCTCCTGGTCGGCACGCCCGACGGGCAGGCGCTCTACTCCTCGCTGGGCTGGACCACGCGCTCCCCCATGGCGAGCCTCTGGTACGAGCCGTCGGATACCGCCCCGTGA
- a CDS encoding tetratricopeptide repeat protein — MSGTTKKDLLQAAVRLREQGDPEAARQQLLSLTAEYPEDAEVAYQTAWVHDVLGLEAEAVPFYERCLGTEGLAAEDRRGALLGLGSTYRILGRYPEAVDTLRLGLSEFPEDGALQTFLAMSLFNTNDHHDAMQILLRIIATTSSDAYVQRYRRAIEHYAQDLNETV; from the coding sequence ATGAGCGGAACCACGAAGAAGGATCTACTGCAAGCGGCTGTACGGCTACGCGAACAAGGAGATCCCGAAGCGGCTCGCCAGCAGCTGCTGAGCCTCACCGCCGAGTATCCCGAAGATGCCGAGGTGGCCTACCAAACCGCCTGGGTCCACGACGTGCTGGGGCTGGAAGCCGAAGCCGTCCCCTTCTACGAACGCTGCCTCGGCACGGAAGGGCTGGCCGCGGAAGACCGTCGTGGCGCGCTCCTCGGACTCGGAAGCACCTACCGAATACTCGGCCGATACCCGGAAGCCGTCGACACACTCCGTCTCGGCCTCTCCGAGTTCCCCGAAGACGGCGCACTCCAGACCTTCCTCGCCATGTCGTTGTTCAACACGAACGACCATCACGACGCCATGCAGATCCTGCTGAGAATCATCGCGACGACGAGCAGCGACGCTTACGTCCAGCGGTACCGACGAGCCATCGAGCACTACGCCCAAGACCTCAACGAGACGGTCTGA
- a CDS encoding VanZ family protein yields the protein MNHHAPPSATPRRARRIVLLGLAVLGMAAAVFVVRRPLVMAAPTCAAGRWHGCFDTFNGVVLTTLVALPLAALVVWALARRRRADGVAAAWRMSLAEVGMVHGTVPWIWMTMMPGAGAGIVPGRVSLVPLRDLVTMGPIGIGGNLLVFAALGFFAPMRFAALASVPRILALGAACSVLVETAQYVLWLDRVSSVDDVLVNATGAALAALASRRWWRTTATHGPSDRPRPAPDAAPASVSVG from the coding sequence GTGAATCATCATGCGCCTCCGTCAGCAACGCCCCGCCGCGCGCGCAGGATCGTGCTCCTCGGCCTGGCGGTCCTCGGCATGGCGGCTGCCGTGTTCGTGGTGCGGCGGCCGCTCGTGATGGCCGCTCCGACGTGCGCGGCCGGGCGGTGGCACGGCTGCTTCGACACGTTCAACGGTGTGGTGCTCACGACGCTGGTCGCGCTGCCGTTGGCCGCGCTGGTGGTGTGGGCCCTGGCGCGCCGTCGGCGTGCCGACGGGGTCGCAGCGGCGTGGCGGATGTCGCTGGCCGAGGTGGGCATGGTCCACGGGACGGTGCCGTGGATCTGGATGACCATGATGCCGGGTGCCGGCGCCGGCATCGTCCCCGGCCGGGTGAGCCTGGTACCGCTGCGGGACCTGGTCACGATGGGGCCGATCGGCATCGGCGGCAATCTGCTGGTCTTCGCGGCACTGGGGTTCTTCGCTCCGATGCGGTTCGCGGCGCTCGCGTCCGTGCCGCGGATCCTGGCGCTCGGGGCGGCCTGCTCGGTCCTGGTCGAGACCGCACAGTACGTGCTGTGGCTGGACCGGGTGTCCTCCGTGGACGACGTACTGGTCAACGCCACCGGCGCCGCGCTGGCCGCGCTGGCGTCGCGCCGCTGGTGGCGCACCACGGCGACACACGGACCGTCGGACCGGCCTCGCCCCGCGCCGGACGCGGCACCGGCATCGGTGTCGGTGGGCTGA
- a CDS encoding aromatic acid exporter family protein produces the protein MPETISSFASRIAHRRREPVAVQALRSTAAAVVSYVVALRLSSEPSPLTAPLTALLVVQVTLYSTLTTSIRRVNSVVVGVLIAIGFSVLVGLTWWSLGLLILASLVVGHLVRVDEFVPEVAISAMLVLGVTQVASTAWDRVLETLIGAAVGLLVNLLVAPPVWVAPAGVAITDLAARMSRLLNHLGEEPLGPGKVEQAAARLHEARRLDNDIAQVDAALRQAEDSLRLNPRVKEGLLFRLVLRTGLDTLEICAVVLRVACRTLTDLAKARPDGPLLDAGTMAALRQVLGHTAVAVESFAQLITAQVSANAEAAEARLTRELAVARADRDRLAELLLAGIGEDPAQWQLHGALLAEIDRVLDELGVDKRSQRLLEELDRHTRSRPTGRLRARLRRRADRSPSAGSPDLRER, from the coding sequence ATGCCGGAAACGATCAGCAGCTTCGCCTCCCGTATCGCCCACCGCCGCCGCGAACCGGTCGCCGTCCAGGCGCTGCGTTCCACTGCGGCTGCCGTCGTCAGTTACGTCGTCGCGCTGCGGCTGAGCAGTGAGCCAAGCCCGTTGACCGCACCGCTGACTGCGCTGCTCGTCGTGCAGGTCACCCTGTACTCGACCCTGACCACCAGCATCCGCAGGGTCAACTCCGTCGTCGTGGGCGTCCTGATCGCGATCGGTTTCAGCGTGCTGGTGGGCCTCACCTGGTGGAGTCTGGGCCTGCTGATCCTCGCCTCGTTGGTGGTGGGCCACCTGGTCCGGGTCGACGAGTTCGTCCCCGAGGTCGCGATCAGCGCGATGCTCGTCCTCGGTGTCACCCAGGTCGCGAGCACCGCCTGGGACCGGGTTCTGGAGACGCTGATCGGCGCGGCGGTGGGGCTGTTGGTGAACCTGCTCGTCGCCCCGCCCGTCTGGGTCGCCCCGGCAGGCGTCGCGATCACCGACCTCGCCGCCCGCATGAGCCGGCTGCTGAACCACCTGGGCGAGGAGCCCCTCGGGCCCGGCAAAGTGGAGCAGGCCGCGGCCCGGCTGCACGAGGCGCGCCGGCTCGACAACGACATCGCGCAGGTCGACGCGGCTTTGCGGCAGGCCGAGGACAGCCTCCGCCTCAATCCGCGGGTCAAGGAGGGACTGCTCTTCCGCCTGGTACTCCGTACCGGCCTGGACACGTTGGAGATCTGCGCGGTGGTTCTGCGCGTGGCCTGCCGGACCTTGACCGATCTCGCCAAGGCCCGCCCCGACGGTCCGCTCTTGGACGCCGGGACGATGGCCGCCCTGCGGCAGGTGCTCGGCCATACGGCGGTCGCCGTGGAGAGCTTCGCCCAGCTGATCACCGCGCAGGTCAGCGCCAACGCGGAAGCGGCGGAGGCCCGCCTGACCAGGGAGCTGGCCGTGGCCCGCGCGGACCGTGACCGGCTCGCGGAGCTGCTGCTCGCCGGCATCGGCGAAGACCCGGCCCAGTGGCAGCTGCACGGCGCCCTGCTCGCCGAGATCGACCGGGTCCTCGACGAACTGGGCGTGGACAAACGCTCCCAACGCCTGCTGGAGGAGCTCGACCGCCACACCCGGTCCCGCCCCACCGGCCGCCTGCGCGCCCGCCTGCGCCGGCGCGCCGACCGGAGCCCGTCGGCAGGCTCGCCCGACCTCAGGGAGCGATGA